The genomic window CGGGCAGGCCGACGAGATCATGGACAGGTTCCCAAAGGTGCTGGCCCAGGAAAGGCCGGACCTGGTGATGGTGGTGGGCGACGTCACCGGCACCCTGGCCTGCGCCCTGGCCGCCAAGCTATCAGGCATACCGGTGGCCCACGTGGAGGCCGGCCTGCGCAGTTACGACAACACCATGCCCGAGGAGCTTAACCGGGTGCTGACCGATCACATCTCGAACCTTTTGTTCACCAGCTGCCCCGAGGCCGAGGGGAATCTGATAAAAGAGGGGATCGCCAGAAACAAAATATACTTCGCTGGCAACGTGATGATAGACACGCTGAAAAATCAAAAATCAAAAATCAAACATCAAAAAATATTGTTCAAGCTGGGGCTGAAAGAAGCCGGCAGGATAAGGCCCTATGTGCTGCTGACCCTGCACCGGCCGGGCAACGTAGACGATCCGAAGGTCCTGACCCCGATACTGAAGGCTTTTGGGAAGATAGCCAAAGAAGTAACGGTAATATTTCCGGCGCACCCCAGGACGGTGAAACGGTTGGATACGAATGCAAAATTTAGATTGCAAATTGCAAATTGCAAATTGCAGAAAACAGGAAACGGCAAACAGGGAACGGTGAACGGGAATTCCGGCCTTCGCATAGTTCCCCCGCTGGGGTACCTTGATTTCATAAGCCTGCAGAGCCGGGCCCTGGCCGTGTTCACCGATTCCGGCGGGGTGCAGGAGGAGACCAGCTTTTTGGGCGTACCCTGCTTTACGGTGCGAGAGAATACCGAGCGTCCGGTAACGGTGAGGCTGGGGACCAATCAGATAATAGGCACGAAGCCGGGGGCGATACTTAAGGCTTGGAACAAAATTAAAAGGCAGAAGGCAGAGTTAAAAAATGGGGAAATGGGAAGGCAGAAGGCAGAAGGCAGCCCTTCGACGCCGCTCAGGGTAAAAAAACGGAAAACGGAAAACGGAAAACGGAAAACGGGCATTCCCAGATGGGACGGGAAGGCGGCGAAGCGGATAGTCAACACAATTATCAATGAACAATGAACAATTGGCAACGAACAACGAACGAAAGGCAAAGAGCAATGAACAATGAGCAATGAACAATAAACAGTAAACGGTAAACGGCAATAGTAAACGCCAAACTTTAAACTGTTTAAAGAGAGGAACGGGAGATGAAAAAAATATCATTGGCCATGTTGGTGCTGGCGGGGTTAAGCCTGCTGGTGGGGATCGTTTCCAAGGTTGGGATACTGCCCAATGAGTTCCTGGATATCCGGCACCATACGTACATTGACCTGGCCCAGTTGTTTTTGATTGCGGCCATCGCGCTGAAGTATTGCTGCAAAAAGTGCGAGAAGAAGGGGGAATAACGGGAGGCTGATAAACGCTGATTTACGCGGATACTATTTTCACGCAAAGACACCCTTCTATTCATCAGGGTAAACTCTGCATAGAGATCAAGAAATCGGCTTGCCTGGTATTACCCTATGAAATATAAGTAAAATCTGCGGTAATTTGTGGTAATCAGCGGACAGCAAGGGTTAAATTTTAGAAACACAAAACCAATAAAGGGGCCATATGGATGCCGAGCAAAACATAAGGGTCATTGCCGGGAAGATCGCCGACTTGTTCCAGCCGGAGCGGATCATACTATTTGGTTCCTATGCCTATGGCAGCCCGGACCAGGACAGCGATATCGATTTAATGGTGGTTATGGAGACCGACGCCCCGCCCCATAAACGGGCTATTCCCATCAGGCGGGCGCTTAAAGGCATGGGACAGGCCAAGGATATCATAGTGAAAACGCCCGAAGAGTTCGAACGTTTTAAGGACATTGTAGGCACTATAGTTTATCCGGCGGCCCATCAGGGGAGGGTGCTGTATGAACGACGATAAGAACAATGTGGCCCGGGCCTGGTTCTTAAAGGCGGAAAACGACCTGAAAGCCGCCCGGCAGATCATGCTGATGGCGGCGCCGCCCACCGACACCATATGTTTTCACGCTCAGCAATGCGCCGAGAAGTATTTAAAAGGCCTGCTGACCTATCACCAAGTCGCCGCCCCCAAGACGCACTCGCTGGAAGAACTGGCCCAGCTTTGCGAGCAGGCTGTTCCGGACATTACCTCCGCGCTGACGGAGGTTGAAACATTGACCAGCTACGGGGTCCAGGTGCGCTACCCCGACGATCTGTACTACGACATCCCGATGGCGGACGCCGTGGAAGCCCTGGCCATAGCGGAGAAGGTAAAACAGGCGGTGCTGGGTCTGGTGCAAGAAGGACTAGCAGAACACGGCATTGGACGCTGATTACCGCAGATAAGCACTGATTTTATCCACACGAAGCCGCACCAAGGGCATAAAGCTAACATACTAAAACGCGGCTCTAATATTGCTTAACCTGCCTGTCGTTTCTTTGAAAAAAGGGAACCTAGGCTTGTTACTGCTATTGTGTTGGGGTTATAAAAGGCTACCAACCATATTGTAATGGCGTGACAATTTCATAACAATCGGTTAAATGAAAATATCCGTAATATTTGGAACCCGACCGGAAGCTATAAAACTTGCGCCGGTTATAATGGCACTGATAAAAAAGTTCCGGGTCGAGGTTGATGTTTGCGTCACCGCCCAGCACCGCAAAATGCTGGATGAAACGCTGGCGGTTTTCGGGATCACGCCCGACACAGACCTGGATTTAATGCGGCCCGGACAGACCCTGGCCCAGCTTACCATCCGGGCGGTTTTGGCTTTGGACGGGTATCTCGGCAAATATAAGCCGGACGCCATTCTGGTCCAGGGCGACACCACTACGGTGCTGTGCGGGGCATTGACGGCCTTCTACCATAAAATAAAGATCGGCCATGTGGAAGCCGGTTTAAGGACCTACCAGAAATATGCGCCATTCCCGGAAGAAGCGAACCGGGTGCTTACCAGCCACCTGGCCGATTGGCATTTTGCCCCCACCGAAACCGCCCGGCAAAGTTTGCTGAAAGAGGGCATCGCAGACAGTAAGATATTCGTAACCGGGAATACGGTCATTGATGCGCTGTACATGGTCCGCGAGAAGGCTAAAACAAAAGAGTTTGATGAGTTCCCGGAACTGAAATCGTTGCATTCGACATTCGACATTGGACATTCGACAATGGTGTTGATAACAGGTCATAGAAGGGAAAGCTTTGGCGGGGGTTTTGAGCAGATCTGCGGGGGGATAAAAAAGATTGCCCAGAAATTTCCCGAGATCCAGGTGGTCTATCCGGTGCATTT from candidate division TA06 bacterium includes these protein-coding regions:
- the wecB gene encoding UDP-N-acetylglucosamine 2-epimerase (non-hydrolyzing), with amino-acid sequence MRYKKIILVAGTRPNFVKAAPLLKAFKTLPSANRPRVLLVHTGQHYDYLLSKIFFEDLKLPMPGIFLGVRARTPAGQADEIMDRFPKVLAQERPDLVMVVGDVTGTLACALAAKLSGIPVAHVEAGLRSYDNTMPEELNRVLTDHISNLLFTSCPEAEGNLIKEGIARNKIYFAGNVMIDTLKNQKSKIKHQKILFKLGLKEAGRIRPYVLLTLHRPGNVDDPKVLTPILKAFGKIAKEVTVIFPAHPRTVKRLDTNAKFRLQIANCKLQKTGNGKQGTVNGNSGLRIVPPLGYLDFISLQSRALAVFTDSGGVQEETSFLGVPCFTVRENTERPVTVRLGTNQIIGTKPGAILKAWNKIKRQKAELKNGEMGRQKAEGSPSTPLRVKKRKTENGKRKTGIPRWDGKAAKRIVNTIINEQ
- the wecB gene encoding UDP-N-acetylglucosamine 2-epimerase (non-hydrolyzing); protein product: MKISVIFGTRPEAIKLAPVIMALIKKFRVEVDVCVTAQHRKMLDETLAVFGITPDTDLDLMRPGQTLAQLTIRAVLALDGYLGKYKPDAILVQGDTTTVLCGALTAFYHKIKIGHVEAGLRTYQKYAPFPEEANRVLTSHLADWHFAPTETARQSLLKEGIADSKIFVTGNTVIDALYMVREKAKTKEFDEFPELKSLHSTFDIGHSTMVLITGHRRESFGGGFEQICGGIKKIAQKFPEIQVVYPVHLNPNVQQPVKKILGGLKNVP
- a CDS encoding HEPN domain-containing protein; the encoded protein is MNDDKNNVARAWFLKAENDLKAARQIMLMAAPPTDTICFHAQQCAEKYLKGLLTYHQVAAPKTHSLEELAQLCEQAVPDITSALTEVETLTSYGVQVRYPDDLYYDIPMADAVEALAIAEKVKQAVLGLVQEGLAEHGIGR
- a CDS encoding nucleotidyltransferase domain-containing protein; its protein translation is MDAEQNIRVIAGKIADLFQPERIILFGSYAYGSPDQDSDIDLMVVMETDAPPHKRAIPIRRALKGMGQAKDIIVKTPEEFERFKDIVGTIVYPAAHQGRVLYERR